Proteins from a single region of Paraburkholderia sp. PGU19:
- a CDS encoding cold-shock protein, whose translation MDTGTVKWFNDAKGFGFISPDNGGDDLFAHFSEIRGDGFKSLAEGQKVSFETKRGPKGVQAANITPV comes from the coding sequence ATGGATACCGGTACTGTCAAATGGTTTAACGACGCAAAGGGCTTCGGCTTCATCTCCCCGGATAACGGCGGTGACGACCTGTTCGCGCACTTCTCGGAGATTCGCGGCGATGGTTTCAAGAGCCTCGCTGAAGGCCAGAAGGTCAGCTTCGAAACGAAGCGCGGCCCGAAGGGCGTGCAAGCTGCAAACATCACGCCGGTCTAA
- the rpsU gene encoding 30S ribosomal protein S21 has protein sequence MTTVIPKPNEPVEVALRRFRRAIQNNGLIAELRARTAYEKPTTERKRKKAAAVARLRKQIRRALPPRKLY, from the coding sequence CTGACTACCGTCATCCCCAAACCCAATGAGCCCGTCGAAGTTGCGCTTCGACGTTTTCGCCGTGCAATCCAGAATAACGGACTGATCGCGGAGTTGCGTGCGCGCACGGCGTATGAGAAGCCCACCACGGAGCGCAAACGCAAGAAAGCCGCCGCCGTGGCCCGGTTGCGCAAACAGATTCGCCGCGCGCTGCCGCCAAGGAAGCTGTATTGA
- a CDS encoding porin: protein MKYGRVVALAAGLFSASAFAQSSVTLYGVLDTGIEYVSHANAAGDHVIRMPGITGELPSRWGIRGAEDLGGGLKAVFILESGFNLRGGDSGQGGRLFGRQSLVGLEGPWGSLTFGRQYTMSYWAMSDADILGPDIYGIGALDAFLPNARSDNTAVYKGKFYGFTFGASWSFGRDGAGTGNSPGQGTCAGQVPGDVNQCREWSAMLKYDGTYFGVATAYDEQRGGTNAAANFFDGVTPFAIHDSGDKDARLQANGYVNVAGVKLGGGWIGRRVESNGPGGDVRSNLFYLGAQYYVTPAFAVDGEAYRVVVQQQDARATLASLRATYFLSKRTAVYGNVAYLWNSAHARYSVSAGGGGTTPAAGVAQLGAIVGVRHSF from the coding sequence ATGAAATACGGCAGGGTTGTGGCATTGGCAGCAGGGCTTTTCAGCGCGTCCGCATTTGCGCAAAGCAGCGTCACGCTGTACGGCGTGCTGGACACGGGCATCGAGTATGTTTCCCATGCAAATGCCGCAGGCGATCATGTGATCCGTATGCCGGGCATCACGGGCGAACTGCCTTCACGCTGGGGGATACGTGGCGCCGAAGATCTTGGCGGCGGACTCAAGGCCGTATTCATTCTCGAAAGCGGATTCAACCTGCGCGGAGGCGACTCGGGGCAGGGCGGACGGCTGTTCGGGCGACAGTCGCTCGTGGGACTCGAAGGGCCGTGGGGTTCGCTCACGTTTGGCCGTCAATACACGATGTCCTATTGGGCGATGTCGGATGCCGATATTCTCGGGCCGGACATCTACGGCATTGGCGCGCTGGACGCGTTCTTGCCGAATGCGAGAAGCGACAACACGGCCGTCTATAAAGGCAAGTTCTATGGATTCACGTTCGGCGCGTCCTGGTCGTTTGGACGCGACGGCGCGGGGACGGGCAATTCTCCAGGGCAGGGGACCTGCGCGGGACAGGTGCCCGGCGATGTGAATCAATGCCGCGAATGGAGTGCGATGCTGAAGTACGACGGCACCTACTTCGGCGTGGCCACAGCGTACGACGAACAACGCGGTGGCACGAATGCAGCGGCAAACTTCTTCGATGGCGTCACGCCGTTTGCGATTCACGACAGCGGCGACAAGGATGCGCGTCTGCAGGCGAACGGCTATGTGAACGTCGCGGGCGTGAAGCTGGGCGGTGGATGGATCGGCCGCCGCGTCGAATCGAACGGACCGGGCGGCGACGTGCGCTCGAATCTGTTTTACCTTGGCGCGCAATACTATGTGACGCCCGCGTTCGCCGTCGATGGGGAAGCCTACCGCGTCGTCGTGCAGCAGCAGGACGCGCGCGCAACGCTGGCGAGCCTGCGCGCCACCTACTTCCTGTCGAAGCGAACGGCTGTTTACGGCAATGTTGCGTACCTGTGGAATAGCGCGCACGCGCGCTATTCCGTCAGCGCAGGCGGCGGCGGCACGACGCCCGCAGCGGGCGTCGCCCAGCTCGGCGCGATTGTCGGTGTGCGGCATTCGTTCTGA
- a CDS encoding isoprenylcysteine carboxylmethyltransferase family protein — MLIARTNRHDAVSFSRGESAHDFVARCFYFWLPVVDGVFLMFYGITGEHGQLVAQWFDQEWTRWIGVACMVVALIWVVCAQATMGTAWRMGVDTRTRTELITAGPFALSRNPIYLGIRVTILGQLLVVGTWPVLVIWAMSELLVQIQVRFEEAHMFRLHAQRYADYCSRVRRWI, encoded by the coding sequence ATGTTGATTGCGCGAACGAACCGACACGACGCCGTGTCGTTCTCGCGCGGCGAATCGGCGCACGACTTTGTCGCGCGATGCTTCTATTTCTGGCTGCCCGTCGTCGACGGCGTCTTTCTGATGTTCTACGGCATCACTGGCGAACACGGACAACTCGTCGCGCAATGGTTCGATCAGGAATGGACACGGTGGATTGGCGTCGCGTGCATGGTTGTAGCGCTGATATGGGTGGTTTGCGCACAGGCCACGATGGGAACCGCGTGGCGAATGGGCGTCGATACGCGCACGCGAACCGAACTGATCACGGCAGGCCCGTTCGCGCTGTCGCGCAATCCCATCTACCTCGGCATCCGCGTAACGATACTGGGCCAATTGCTGGTGGTGGGAACATGGCCCGTGCTGGTGATCTGGGCGATGTCCGAGTTGCTCGTCCAGATTCAGGTCAGGTTCGAAGAAGCGCACATGTTCAGGTTGCACGCGCAACGGTACGCCGACTACTGTTCGCGAGTCAGACGCTGGATTTGA
- a CDS encoding DUF4863 family protein yields the protein MSQTPTTSTKDQLVARCLPFLEEVRDMTTGVEVEQWLNTKYGVDSELYKDLARLITLGVEEGWAADVEISGPKYRRARLVAPSAETFFFSITAVLMDSTDNAQNNPENAFRGDYHSHPYGEFNLVVPLNEGAALAGPSGWCYGGWTAPAPGSHHFPEAKGGAVIALFFLPSGRIAYEITPPAK from the coding sequence ATGTCTCAAACCCCCACTACCAGCACCAAGGATCAGCTCGTAGCACGTTGTCTGCCGTTTCTCGAAGAAGTGAGAGACATGACCACAGGCGTCGAAGTCGAGCAATGGCTGAACACGAAATACGGCGTCGATAGCGAGCTGTACAAGGATCTCGCCCGCCTCATTACGCTCGGCGTAGAAGAAGGCTGGGCGGCCGACGTCGAGATTTCTGGACCGAAGTACCGGCGTGCGCGGCTCGTCGCGCCTTCTGCGGAAACGTTCTTTTTCAGCATCACGGCGGTGCTGATGGACAGCACCGACAATGCGCAGAACAACCCTGAAAACGCGTTTCGCGGCGACTACCACTCGCATCCGTATGGCGAGTTCAATCTCGTCGTGCCGCTCAACGAAGGCGCCGCGCTCGCTGGCCCAAGCGGATGGTGCTACGGCGGCTGGACCGCGCCCGCGCCAGGCAGCCATCATTTTCCCGAGGCAAAAGGCGGTGCGGTGATCGCGCTGTTCTTCCTGCCCTCGGGACGCATTGCATACGAGATCACGCCGCCCGCGAAGTGA
- a CDS encoding MFS transporter, with the protein MEETRTVDIQALINEHPFSRFQWLVFAMCFVIVLMDGFDTAAIGFIAPSLLSEWHIGKAALAPVLSAALFGLACGALLSGPLSDRCGRRLVLTLSVLLFGVACFASAYAQDLTALTTLRFVTGVGLGAAMPNAVTLMSEYCPDGRRATIVNLMFCGFPLGAALGGFLAAWMIPQLGWRSVLLLGGAVPLLLAIVLAFRLPESIRYMVARQQPVEKIRNVMVRISADARFAHAFVMQESVRHAPGSGGIRIVLSRSFILGSVMLWLCYFMGLVIFYGLVNWMPVLLKDAGLSPQRAALVSALFPLGGVGTVLCGMLMDRFNPNRVVAAAYAFGAISVYAIGQAVGDIGLLMCAVFIAGVLVNTAQASMPALAAAFYPTAGRGTGVAWMLGVGRFGGIAGSFLVAELSRQQVSLPGIFTVVAVSGGVACVALLIKQATCSSAGVEDVAEGESLAH; encoded by the coding sequence ATGGAAGAGACCCGGACTGTCGATATACAAGCGCTCATCAACGAGCACCCTTTCTCCCGCTTTCAGTGGCTCGTATTTGCGATGTGCTTCGTCATCGTGCTGATGGATGGCTTCGATACGGCCGCGATCGGCTTTATCGCGCCTTCGCTGCTGTCGGAGTGGCATATCGGCAAGGCGGCGCTTGCGCCTGTGCTGAGTGCCGCGCTCTTTGGGCTCGCGTGCGGCGCCTTGCTTTCGGGACCTCTGTCGGACAGGTGCGGGCGACGCCTCGTGCTGACCTTGTCCGTGCTGCTGTTCGGCGTGGCGTGTTTCGCTTCGGCTTACGCGCAGGATCTGACCGCGTTGACGACGCTGCGTTTCGTCACGGGCGTCGGACTCGGCGCCGCGATGCCGAACGCCGTCACGCTGATGAGCGAATACTGTCCCGACGGCCGGCGCGCCACGATCGTCAATCTGATGTTCTGCGGATTCCCTTTGGGCGCCGCCCTGGGCGGATTTCTCGCTGCGTGGATGATTCCGCAGTTGGGCTGGCGCAGCGTTCTGCTGCTCGGCGGCGCAGTGCCGTTGCTGCTCGCCATCGTGCTCGCATTCAGGCTGCCGGAGTCGATCCGTTACATGGTCGCGCGACAGCAGCCGGTCGAGAAGATTCGCAACGTGATGGTTCGCATCAGTGCGGACGCGCGCTTTGCGCATGCTTTCGTCATGCAGGAATCCGTCAGGCATGCACCGGGGAGCGGCGGCATTCGTATCGTGTTGTCGCGTTCATTCATTCTCGGCTCCGTGATGCTCTGGCTGTGCTACTTCATGGGTCTCGTCATCTTCTACGGACTGGTCAACTGGATGCCCGTCCTTCTCAAGGATGCGGGACTAAGCCCGCAACGCGCCGCGCTCGTGTCCGCGCTGTTTCCGCTGGGCGGCGTGGGGACGGTGCTGTGCGGCATGCTGATGGATCGCTTCAATCCCAATCGCGTCGTGGCGGCCGCTTACGCGTTCGGTGCGATCAGCGTGTATGCCATTGGCCAGGCAGTCGGTGATATCGGCCTGCTGATGTGCGCGGTGTTTATCGCCGGTGTGCTGGTGAACACCGCGCAGGCGTCGATGCCCGCTCTCGCGGCTGCATTCTATCCAACGGCGGGACGCGGCACGGGTGTCGCGTGGATGCTTGGCGTCGGGCGCTTCGGCGGAATCGCGGGTTCGTTTCTCGTCGCGGAGTTGTCGCGGCAGCAGGTCAGTCTGCCGGGCATTTTCACGGTCGTTGCGGTATCGGGCGGGGTCGCGTGCGTGGCCCTGCTGATCAAGCAGGCGACGTGTTCGAGCGCAGGCGTGGAGGATGTCGCGGAGGGCGAATCGCTCGCGCACTAG
- a CDS encoding LysR substrate-binding domain-containing protein: protein MSADRIDLNLLRVFDAIFEDRNLALAGKRLNLSQSAISHALGRMRQMLGDDLFVRTGKGMEPTVRAVGMAAQVRGALAQIRAALGVDAFDPRVAQRKFVVAANDYITLLVLGRLSQRLRAEAPLVDLVIRPSTRLDLAGQIDVGRIDVAIGIFADVPTRLRSAQLWEQTDVVLLHRDHPVAGRADPSITRDDLLAYPLVAVSQGGEEEGAVSGFIVERGLARQSEMFNRDALNRAFADGTDVPRMRMSVAHSLAIPALLRHSDMLALVPSSLGRELERYGELKMCATPYECHNAAVRAVWHERNDTDPALQWLRHQLADVARQVRSC from the coding sequence ATGTCCGCGGATCGCATCGACCTGAACCTGCTGCGCGTATTCGACGCGATCTTCGAAGACCGCAATCTCGCCCTGGCGGGCAAGCGCCTGAACCTCAGTCAATCGGCGATCAGTCATGCGCTTGGGCGCATGCGCCAGATGCTCGGCGACGACCTTTTCGTGCGCACGGGCAAGGGCATGGAGCCAACGGTGCGCGCTGTCGGCATGGCGGCGCAGGTGCGCGGCGCGCTGGCGCAGATCAGGGCGGCGCTGGGCGTGGATGCGTTCGATCCGCGCGTCGCGCAACGCAAGTTCGTCGTCGCGGCGAACGACTACATCACGTTGCTGGTGCTTGGGCGGCTCAGTCAACGGCTGCGCGCGGAAGCGCCGCTCGTGGACCTGGTGATCCGTCCGTCGACGCGGCTCGATCTCGCCGGCCAGATCGACGTCGGCCGGATCGATGTGGCGATCGGCATATTCGCGGACGTGCCGACGCGCTTGCGGTCGGCGCAGTTGTGGGAGCAGACGGATGTGGTGCTGCTTCATCGGGACCACCCCGTCGCCGGGCGCGCCGACCCGTCCATTACGCGTGACGATCTGCTCGCTTATCCGCTCGTTGCGGTTTCGCAGGGCGGCGAGGAAGAGGGCGCGGTGAGCGGCTTCATCGTCGAGCGCGGACTCGCGCGGCAATCGGAGATGTTCAATCGCGACGCGCTCAACCGCGCATTCGCCGACGGTACCGACGTGCCGCGCATGCGTATGTCGGTCGCGCATTCGCTTGCCATTCCCGCGCTGCTTCGTCACAGCGACATGCTCGCGCTCGTGCCGTCATCGCTTGGCCGTGAACTGGAGCGCTACGGCGAACTGAAAATGTGCGCGACACCCTACGAGTGTCACAACGCTGCCGTGCGCGCCGTCTGGCACGAACGCAACGACACCGACCCGGCGCTGCAATGGCTGCGGCACCAGCTCGCCGACGTCGCACGGCAGGTTCGCAGCTGTTGA
- a CDS encoding gamma-glutamyl-gamma-aminobutyrate hydrolase family protein: MSAEQHGRPLVGVVCDRFFIGEHDQHAAKHSYVRALISGANVSPVLIPASREIESVEAYLDGVSGLLFPGGASNVEAHRYGGEVNRDALADPDRDHVALKLMRGAAARGMPILAICRGFQEMNVAFGGTLHTDIHASGHSEDHLEDLAEDLPTRYRYRHDVELTPAGMLSALADAQCVRVNSLHRQGVAALAPPLVVEARAPDGLIEAYRLNGHDFALGVQWHPEVMTQHDALSRSIFEAFGASCRRYRHAAQPATDHHEG, from the coding sequence ATGAGCGCTGAACAACACGGCCGTCCGCTCGTCGGAGTGGTGTGCGACCGCTTCTTCATCGGTGAACACGATCAACATGCCGCGAAGCACAGTTATGTCCGCGCGCTGATATCGGGCGCGAATGTCAGTCCCGTGCTGATTCCGGCATCGCGCGAGATCGAATCGGTGGAGGCATATCTCGACGGCGTGAGCGGGTTGCTGTTTCCAGGTGGCGCCTCGAACGTGGAGGCGCACAGATATGGCGGCGAAGTAAATCGCGACGCGCTCGCCGATCCCGATCGCGATCACGTCGCGTTGAAACTGATGCGCGGCGCGGCGGCGCGCGGCATGCCCATTCTCGCGATCTGCCGTGGCTTCCAGGAAATGAATGTTGCTTTTGGCGGCACGCTTCACACGGATATCCACGCGTCCGGTCATTCAGAAGACCATCTCGAAGACCTCGCAGAGGATCTGCCCACCCGCTATCGATACCGCCACGACGTCGAACTCACGCCTGCTGGCATGCTGTCGGCGCTCGCCGATGCGCAATGCGTGCGCGTGAATTCGCTGCATCGGCAGGGCGTTGCCGCGCTTGCGCCGCCGCTTGTCGTTGAAGCTCGCGCTCCCGACGGCCTGATCGAAGCGTATCGGCTGAACGGACACGACTTCGCGCTCGGCGTGCAGTGGCATCCGGAAGTCATGACGCAACACGACGCGCTGTCGCGTTCGATCTTCGAAGCATTCGGTGCGAGTTGTCGCCGGTATCGTCATGCGGCACAGCCCGCAACCGATCATCATGAGGGTTAG
- a CDS encoding FAD-dependent oxidoreductase: protein MNSTLVVVGASYAGVQLAASARELGFDGRIVLLGDEPDAPYQRPPLSKGFLTGSFAEQRLPLRSQAFFDEEKIEWMPSMRATHIDRERREIGLHDGSRITYHHLALTTGARVRKLDCPGATLDAVHYLRDLCDARRLAQTTRTARRAVVIGGGYIGLEAAASLRQQGLEVTVVETESRLLARVASPWLSGFMLRAHTEHGVAFEFGRKVVALHDADGSVSVELDDGLRLDCELVVVGIGVVPNTELAADCGLNVAGGVMVDACARTSDPSIVAAGDCASFVPHWAPPGTRACRIESVQNANDMAKTAAATTVGRPEPYRALPWFWSDQYDLKLQMAGVNAGFTDYAMRGSVEDKRLSLFYFRDDKLIAVDSINRPQDHMFARKLLSNGARVTPDAVRDPAFDLKTLASRDVHAPRGVPQ from the coding sequence ATGAACAGCACGCTTGTGGTTGTCGGCGCGTCGTATGCGGGCGTGCAGCTCGCGGCGTCGGCGCGCGAACTCGGCTTTGACGGCCGTATCGTGCTGCTCGGCGACGAGCCCGATGCGCCTTACCAGCGTCCGCCGCTGTCGAAGGGCTTTTTGACGGGCAGCTTTGCGGAGCAGCGTTTACCGCTGCGTTCTCAGGCGTTTTTCGACGAAGAGAAGATCGAATGGATGCCGTCGATGCGCGCCACGCACATCGACCGCGAGCGTCGCGAGATCGGGCTGCACGACGGCTCGCGCATCACATATCACCACCTTGCGCTGACGACGGGGGCGCGGGTGCGCAAGCTCGATTGTCCTGGCGCCACGCTCGATGCCGTTCACTATCTCCGCGATCTGTGCGACGCAAGGCGTCTTGCGCAGACGACGCGCACGGCGCGGCGCGCGGTCGTGATCGGCGGCGGCTATATCGGTCTTGAAGCGGCGGCGTCGCTGCGTCAGCAGGGACTCGAAGTGACGGTGGTGGAGACGGAGTCGCGTCTGCTGGCACGCGTCGCGTCGCCGTGGCTGTCCGGCTTCATGCTGCGTGCTCACACGGAGCATGGCGTCGCGTTCGAATTCGGACGCAAGGTGGTGGCGCTACACGACGCGGATGGGAGCGTATCGGTCGAACTCGATGATGGGCTGCGGCTCGATTGCGAACTCGTCGTGGTTGGCATTGGCGTGGTCCCGAATACCGAACTCGCCGCCGACTGCGGACTGAACGTGGCGGGCGGCGTGATGGTGGACGCCTGCGCGCGCACCAGCGACCCGTCGATCGTCGCCGCCGGCGATTGCGCTTCGTTCGTCCCTCATTGGGCGCCACCGGGCACGCGCGCATGCCGCATCGAATCCGTGCAGAACGCCAACGATATGGCAAAAACGGCAGCGGCAACGACTGTCGGGCGGCCGGAGCCGTATCGCGCGCTGCCCTGGTTCTGGTCCGACCAATACGACCTGAAGCTGCAGATGGCCGGCGTGAACGCAGGCTTTACCGACTACGCGATGCGCGGTTCCGTCGAAGACAAACGTCTCTCGCTGTTCTACTTTCGCGACGACAAGCTGATCGCCGTCGATAGCATCAACCGGCCGCAGGATCACATGTTCGCGCGCAAGCTGCTATCGAACGGTGCACGCGTTACGCCGGACGCGGTGCGCGATCCCGCATTCGATCTGAAAACGCTCGCGAGCCGCGACGTGCATGCGCCACGGGGAGTCCCCCAATGA
- a CDS encoding 2Fe-2S iron-sulfur cluster-binding protein, giving the protein MPIVTYILRDGDRREIDVPAGTSVMEAAIHGNVRGIDAECGGCLSCATCHVYIDASSTADLPLPDDSELELLDGVAAERRPESRLSCQLVMMAAMDGLVVRIPPRQG; this is encoded by the coding sequence ATGCCTATCGTCACCTATATTCTGCGCGACGGTGATCGCCGCGAGATCGACGTACCCGCTGGCACCAGCGTGATGGAGGCCGCGATTCACGGCAACGTGCGCGGCATCGATGCCGAATGCGGCGGCTGCCTGTCGTGTGCGACATGCCATGTTTATATCGACGCCTCATCGACGGCGGACCTGCCGTTGCCCGACGACTCCGAACTGGAACTGCTCGACGGCGTCGCCGCCGAGCGGCGTCCCGAAAGCCGGCTGAGCTGCCAGCTCGTCATGATGGCTGCGATGGACGGGCTTGTCGTCCGCATTCCGCCGAGGCAAGGGTGA